A window of Halobacillus naozhouensis genomic DNA:
TTCTCGAACATGAGCAGCCTGTTCCGAAAAAGCAGCTGCTTCAGACACTGCATACAACTGCGGCAACGATTAAACCCTTGATTGAGAAAGGCATCTTAAGAGAGTACAAGCAAGAGGTGCTGAGAGACCCGTATGGTCATAGAGAATTTGAAAGAACCCAGCCCTTTACGTTAACAGAAGAACAGCAGGCTGCGATTGAACCTGTGCTTGCTTCGATTGAAGACAATTCACATGACGTTTTTCTATTGCACGGTGTCACCGGCAGTGGAAAAACCGAAGTGTATCTGCAGTCGATTCAACAGGTCATTGACAGAGACCAGGAAGCGATTATGCTCGTTCCGGAAATTGCATTAACGCCGCAAATGGTAGAACGATTTAAAGGCAGGTTTGGCTCAAAAGTGGCCGTATTGCACAGTGCGTTATCGGCCGGTGAAAAATACGATGAATGGAGAAAGATTCAGCGGCAGGAGGTCCAGGTCGTTGTCGGAGCTCGTTCTGCTATCTTTGCTCCGTTTACAAATATCGGCATTATTATTATTGACGAGGAGCACGAATCAAGCTATAAACAAGAGGATCGCACGAGGTATCATGCTCGTGATGTTGCTATTGAACGAGGGAAAATTCACACTTGTCCTGTTATGCTCGGCAGTGCAACCCCCGCTCTTGAAACGTATGCTCGAGCTGTTAAAGGCAATTACCAACTGCTCACTCTGTCTAAGCGGATGAATGATGCAATGATGCCGAAAGCTGAGCTGGTCGATATGAGAGAGGAGCTGCATGAGGGGAATCGGTCGATGTTCTCGAGGCAATTGAAAGAGAATATAGAAGATCGTATCGCCAAAGGAGAACAGATTGTTCTGTTTCTCAATCGCCGCGGATACGCAACTTTCGTTATGTGCCGCGATTGTGGTCATGTGAAAGAATGTCCCCATTGTGATATTGCGTTAACCTATCATAGAAGACAAGAAAGATTAAAATGCCATTATTGTTCACATGAAGAGCCAATGCCGGCGCAGTGTCCGGAGTGTGAAAGTAAAACGATTCGCTATTTTGGAACCGGTACACAAAAAATAGAGGAAGCCTTGCAGCAGTTAATCCCTGAAGCCCGCGTCATTCGGATGGATGTGGATACAACGCGGCGTAAGGGGTCCCATGAGCGTCTCCTCCAGCAATTTGGAGAAAAAAAAGCGGATATTTTACTCGGAACGCAAATGATCGCGAAAGGGCTGGATTTTGCCAATGTGACACTTGTCGGTGTGCTCGCAGCTGATTCGCTGCTCAACCTGCCTGATTTTCGTGCATCTGAAAAAACGTTCCAACTATTAACACAAGTAAGTGGACGAGCAGGACGCCATCAATTGCCGGGAGAAGTGATCATCCAGACTTATACCCCGGAACATTACAGCATTCAGCTGTCAAGCCAGTTTAACTATGAGGCCTTCTTCGCAGAAGAGATGAAATTAAGGAAGGCGTTTCACTACCCGCCTTATTATTTCCT
This region includes:
- the priA gene encoding primosomal protein N' — encoded protein: MNIARVIVDVPSQNTNRPFDYGIPERFSGVVQPGVRVIIPFGPRKIMGYVVSLTDHSDFDKVRDIVDVLDLTPILTKELLQIGKWLSNQTLSYYISCLQVMLPQVLKAKYRKELWITTEEELPEELEKVFAGRDVIDYEEFQQSNLSYQKLRTMIEDGWIDVHYEVKSRETKRTTTMVEPQKDAIELEESLVDLSKQANKQRIVIQYFLEHEQPVPKKQLLQTLHTTAATIKPLIEKGILREYKQEVLRDPYGHREFERTQPFTLTEEQQAAIEPVLASIEDNSHDVFLLHGVTGSGKTEVYLQSIQQVIDRDQEAIMLVPEIALTPQMVERFKGRFGSKVAVLHSALSAGEKYDEWRKIQRQEVQVVVGARSAIFAPFTNIGIIIIDEEHESSYKQEDRTRYHARDVAIERGKIHTCPVMLGSATPALETYARAVKGNYQLLTLSKRMNDAMMPKAELVDMREELHEGNRSMFSRQLKENIEDRIAKGEQIVLFLNRRGYATFVMCRDCGHVKECPHCDIALTYHRRQERLKCHYCSHEEPMPAQCPECESKTIRYFGTGTQKIEEALQQLIPEARVIRMDVDTTRRKGSHERLLQQFGEKKADILLGTQMIAKGLDFANVTLVGVLAADSLLNLPDFRASEKTFQLLTQVSGRAGRHQLPGEVIIQTYTPEHYSIQLSSQFNYEAFFAEEMKLRKAFHYPPYYFLTLFTVSHPKQLKVQEVTQKIVQFMGQRLTEGADVLGPTPSALTRINDRYRYQCMVKYKKEPEQRKLVQRILHYYEDEMKQENGLQITVDFQPYQLM